The window GAAACAGGGCAATGCCGCCACATTTCCCGATGCAGTAACTAGCCGTGGCGCAAAACACATGGAAGAGCTAGCCCTGATTGCCCAGTCTGGCAAGCGCGCCGTGGTGCTTTTTGTGGTGCAGCGCGATGACTGCGACTTTTTCACTCCTTCCTATGCGACCGATCCTAAATATGCTGATGCATTGCATAATGCTTTGGCTAAGGGTGTTGAAGCCTTGTGTTATTGTTGCTATGTTGCAGAAAATGAAATACGCATTCACCGCAAGCTTCCTGTGCGGCTTGAATTACCATAGATGGGGATACAATGAACACACTTGATGAATATGATGATTTGGATGAACTAGCCAGCATGGACACGCGCAGCATAACAATACACAGCCCCGAAGATTTTGAAGGTATGCGCAAGGCTGGGCAACCTGCCGCACAAGTGCTGGATATGCTAACCGAACATGTGGAACCTGGTATTACCACCGAATATATCAATCAATTAGCGCATGAGATGATTGTTAATGCGGGCGCTACCCCTGCCCCGCTAAATTATCGCGGGTTTCCAAAATCTGTTTGCACGTCGGTAAACCACGTGGTGTGCCACGGCATACCAGAAGATAAAAAACTCAAATCCGGTGATATTGTAAATATTGATGTAACAGTAATTGTTGACGGATGGCACGGCGACACCAGCCGCATGTATTGGGTAGGCAAGCCAAAAATTATGGCACAGCGTCTTACAGACATAACTTATGAAGCCACCATGCGCGGTATTGAACAAGTCAAACCTGGCGCGACCACCGGCGATATTGGCCACGCAATACAAAGCTTTGTAGAAAGTCATAATTACAGCGTTGTACGCGATTATTGCGGCCACGGCCTGGGAAAAGTTTTTCACGCCGCGCCCAATATTCTGCATTATGGCCGCCCGGGTACAGGTGCAGAGCTAAAAGAAGGCATGTTTTTTACTGTCGAGCCTATGGTAAATGTGGGTAAAGCCGCCACTATCTTAAGCAAACATGATGATTGGACAGTTACAACACGCGATAAATCGCTATCGGCACAATTTGAGCATTCTCTTGCTGTCACTAAAGACGGCTACGAAATATTTACACGTTCTCCTAAAGGGTTACATCACCCACCCTACACTGCTTAAAACTATGACTACTAAAGAAAAGCCTCACTATATTGGTCATCGTCAACGTTTGCGTGAGCGCTTCTTAAAAGGCGGTAATGCAGCTTTGGCAGATTATGAGCTTATCGAAATGATATTGTTTTCCGCGCATCCGCGTGGTGATGTTAAGCCATTAGCAAAAAAACTACTGACGCAATATGGTAGTTTTTCCAAAGTTATCACGCTTTCGCCCACCGAATTGAAGCAAATTGACGGCGTTGGTGATGCAGTGATCGCAGCATTCATGACAATACAGGCTGCTACCGAGAGGTTATTGCGCGAGCAAGTAGTAAATCGCCCACTCATTCAAAGCTGGAGCGCTTTGCTAGACTACAGCAAAGCCACGATGGGATACAAAAAAATTGAAGAATTCCGCATTCTGTTCCTCAATCGACGTAATGAATTGATGCATGATGAAGTGCAACAAAAAGGCACAATAGACCACACACCTGTATACGTCCGTGAAGTCGTAAAACGTGCATTAGAGCTAGGCGCGGCATCCATTATTCTTATGCACAACCACCCCAGCGGCGAAGCAAAGCCCTCCAAAGCCGATATTGACATTACAAATCAGGTGGTAAACGCCGCAAAAGGCGTAGGAATTTCAGTGCATGATCACGTTATTATTACCGAAAATGCGCATTATTCATTTCGCGCTAATGGGATAATTTAGCAACACCTTGCAAAAAAACTGCAACACTTTTGCAATAGTTTTTATTTTGGGTTGCATAGCCTTGGGAACTCATTTAAGAGCAATAGTGAAATAACCTTTTGCGTTTAACTAATTTATTGAGGTTCTGCTATGCTCCGTATGATTAAAACTGCTACTCTTGCTGCTTCTATCGCAGCTGTAATGACCGCCGGCGCTACCGCGCACATGGGCAACAACAACAAAATCCCAGCATTTGACCAAAACAGCCTGACCGTTCTTGACGAGCGCGGCAACTGCGTTTTGACCAAATGGGACGGAATGGGCAATGAATGCGGTGGAAAAACCGATAAAGCATGGCGCACCGTGTATTTTGCATTCGATTCTGCTGTACTTCGCCCGGAATCTAAAGAAAAACTCGATCGTTTGTATGCTAAACTCAACGATGAGTCGCAAAACATTTTGCGCGCCAACATCGTAGGTTATGCCGATGAAATTGGTACCAACGATTACAACTATAAATTGTCGCAGCGTCGCGCTGATGCTGTTCATGGTTACCTTAAAGGTCGTGGCTATCAAAATGCCGACGTAACCGAGATTCGCGCTTTGGGTGAACGCCCTGACAATAACTGCCCAACCACAATGAAGCGCAAGGCACGCATCGCCTGCCTTTGGGAAGATCGTCGCGTTGAGATCGAACTCGAATATCTGAACAAATATCGCCCAATTATGCGCTAATCCGCATTGCGATATATGATTTTATAAAAGGGAAGCGGAAACGCTTCCCTTTTTTCATGGACTAAATCGCTTTATGGTTGAAGCTGTTGCCTATAGCCCTTATCTTAAAAGATAGCTTTACATGAATCTTTTTTAAGCCCTCAAATGGTGAGCAACTGAAATGCAAGATTATTCCGAAGCAATCTGGAAAAGTGTTACCTTAGAGTTAAAGACATTATTC is drawn from Alphaproteobacteria bacterium and contains these coding sequences:
- the sfsA gene encoding DNA/RNA nuclease SfsA, which gives rise to GMANKLHEEAITKNAIPELAGYNSQRREIKYGTNSRIDILLQDDKRADCYVEVKNVHWKQGNAATFPDAVTSRGAKHMEELALIAQSGKRAVVLFVVQRDDCDFFTPSYATDPKYADALHNALAKGVEALCYCCYVAENEIRIHRKLPVRLELP
- the map gene encoding type I methionyl aminopeptidase, which gives rise to MNTLDEYDDLDELASMDTRSITIHSPEDFEGMRKAGQPAAQVLDMLTEHVEPGITTEYINQLAHEMIVNAGATPAPLNYRGFPKSVCTSVNHVVCHGIPEDKKLKSGDIVNIDVTVIVDGWHGDTSRMYWVGKPKIMAQRLTDITYEATMRGIEQVKPGATTGDIGHAIQSFVESHNYSVVRDYCGHGLGKVFHAAPNILHYGRPGTGAELKEGMFFTVEPMVNVGKAATILSKHDDWTVTTRDKSLSAQFEHSLAVTKDGYEIFTRSPKGLHHPPYTA
- the radC gene encoding DNA repair protein RadC; the encoded protein is MTTKEKPHYIGHRQRLRERFLKGGNAALADYELIEMILFSAHPRGDVKPLAKKLLTQYGSFSKVITLSPTELKQIDGVGDAVIAAFMTIQAATERLLREQVVNRPLIQSWSALLDYSKATMGYKKIEEFRILFLNRRNELMHDEVQQKGTIDHTPVYVREVVKRALELGAASIILMHNHPSGEAKPSKADIDITNQVVNAAKGVGISVHDHVIITENAHYSFRANGII
- a CDS encoding OmpA family protein, with amino-acid sequence MLRMIKTATLAASIAAVMTAGATAHMGNNNKIPAFDQNSLTVLDERGNCVLTKWDGMGNECGGKTDKAWRTVYFAFDSAVLRPESKEKLDRLYAKLNDESQNILRANIVGYADEIGTNDYNYKLSQRRADAVHGYLKGRGYQNADVTEIRALGERPDNNCPTTMKRKARIACLWEDRRVEIELEYLNKYRPIMR